One genomic region from Campylobacter concisus encodes:
- a CDS encoding flagellar motor protein MotP (Homolog of MotA, appears to be involved in motility on surfaces and under different ionic conditions. With MotS (a MotB homolog) forms the ion channels that couple flagellar rotation to proton/sodium motive force across the membrane and forms the stator elements of the rotary flagellar machine.): MDLGTVVGWVLTLVLLFGSMAIGVGIGPYIDVPSIMIVFGGTIGVMMVGFKMETLKGIGKFYGVAVKPPVVVNLPETIKKIVDYSTKARRDGILALESEVNNETNQFLKKGLSMAVDGNEPDAIRALLEIDIDQTSARHTNNIKIFEQIGGFAGAMGMIGTLIGLVAMLLNMSDPSAIGPSMAVALLTTLYGAMIGNIIGAPVANILSIRDSDEALEKQVILEGIMAIQAGDNPRTLEAKLLAFLPPKDRKSQFE; encoded by the coding sequence ATGGATTTAGGAACCGTCGTCGGCTGGGTTTTGACCCTAGTGCTTTTGTTTGGATCAATGGCAATTGGCGTTGGTATAGGACCATATATCGACGTACCTTCGATAATGATCGTTTTTGGTGGTACTATCGGCGTTATGATGGTTGGCTTCAAGATGGAGACGCTTAAAGGTATTGGTAAATTTTATGGTGTTGCCGTTAAGCCACCCGTTGTTGTAAATTTGCCTGAAACTATAAAAAAGATAGTTGATTACTCTACAAAAGCTAGACGCGATGGAATACTAGCACTTGAGAGCGAAGTAAATAACGAAACAAATCAGTTTTTAAAAAAAGGTCTTTCAATGGCTGTCGATGGTAACGAGCCAGATGCTATAAGAGCACTTTTAGAGATTGATATAGACCAAACTAGTGCTAGACATACAAATAACATTAAAATTTTTGAACAAATTGGCGGTTTCGCTGGTGCGATGGGTATGATCGGTACTCTAATAGGCCTTGTTGCAATGCTTCTTAACATGTCAGATCCTAGTGCGATCGGCCCATCAATGGCGGTTGCTTTGCTTACGACACTTTATGGTGCGATGATAGGTAACATCATCGGTGCACCTGTGGCAAATATCCTCTCTATACGCGACTCTGACGAGGCCCTTGAAAAACAAGTCATTTTAGAGGGCATCATGGCGATACAAGCAGGGGATAATCCAAGAACGCTTGAAGCTAAGCTCTTGGCGTTTTTGCCACCAAAAGATAGAAAAAGTCAGTTTGAATAA
- the glmU gene encoding bifunctional N-acetylglucosamine-1-phosphate uridyltransferase/glucosamine-1-phosphate acetyltransferase (forms a homotrimer; catalyzes the acetylation of glucosamine-1-phosphate and uridylation of N-acetylglucosamine-1-phosphate to produce UDP-GlcNAc; function in cell wall synthesis) — MNNTSIIILAAGLGTRMKSKRPKVLFELCGEPMIIHILKQAYAITNDVSVVLHYEKELISQKIKEIFPQTKIFEQDLENFPGTAGAIKGVSLSGEKVLVTCGDMPLVRSTDLMRLANAEADVVMSSFEAANPFGYGRVIIKNGKVEAIVEQKDASEAQLAIKSVNAGCYCFKREALEQILPLINNQNAQKEYYLTDAIKIANEKGLKCVAVNVSEQNFMGINDKFQLSIAEKIMQDEIKQNLMKAGVLMRMPESIFIDSRAKFEGECVLEENVSILGECLIKESIIKSSSVIESSVIKNSDIGPLAHIRPNSEISDTHIGNFVEVKKGVLSGVKAGHLSYLGDCEIESGTNIGCGTITCNYDGKAKYKTKIGKNVFVGSDTQLVAPVNIADNVIIAAGSTITKDVESGALAISRARQENKSGFFEKFFGKDDVKK; from the coding sequence ATGAACAATACTTCAATCATAATCTTAGCTGCTGGTCTTGGCACCAGGATGAAATCAAAACGTCCAAAAGTCCTATTTGAGCTATGCGGCGAGCCGATGATCATTCACATCTTAAAGCAAGCTTATGCGATCACAAATGACGTTAGCGTCGTGCTTCACTACGAAAAAGAGTTAATTAGTCAAAAGATAAAAGAAATTTTCCCTCAAACTAAAATTTTCGAGCAAGATTTAGAAAATTTCCCAGGCACTGCTGGAGCGATAAAAGGCGTTAGCCTAAGCGGCGAAAAGGTGCTTGTTACTTGCGGAGATATGCCACTTGTTAGATCAACTGACCTCATGCGCCTAGCAAATGCCGAAGCGGACGTCGTTATGAGCTCATTTGAAGCAGCAAATCCTTTTGGTTACGGCAGAGTTATCATAAAAAATGGCAAAGTTGAAGCCATCGTCGAGCAAAAAGATGCGAGCGAAGCACAGCTTGCCATAAAGAGCGTAAATGCTGGCTGCTACTGCTTTAAACGCGAGGCGTTAGAGCAAATTTTACCACTCATAAACAATCAAAACGCACAAAAAGAGTACTACCTAACTGACGCCATAAAAATAGCAAATGAAAAGGGCTTAAAGTGCGTTGCGGTGAATGTTAGTGAGCAAAATTTCATGGGGATAAATGATAAATTTCAGCTTAGTATCGCTGAGAAAATCATGCAAGATGAGATCAAGCAAAATTTGATGAAGGCTGGCGTTTTGATGCGCATGCCTGAGAGCATTTTTATAGACAGCAGAGCTAAATTTGAAGGTGAGTGCGTGCTCGAAGAAAACGTAAGTATCCTTGGCGAGTGTCTCATCAAAGAAAGCATCATCAAAAGCTCATCGGTGATAGAAAGCAGCGTCATCAAAAACTCAGACATCGGCCCACTAGCTCATATAAGGCCAAATTCTGAAATTTCTGACACACACATAGGGAATTTCGTCGAGGTTAAAAAGGGCGTTCTTAGCGGCGTAAAAGCTGGACATTTGAGCTATCTTGGAGACTGCGAGATAGAAAGTGGCACAAACATCGGTTGTGGCACGATCACATGCAATTACGACGGCAAAGCAAAATACAAAACCAAAATCGGCAAAAACGTCTTTGTTGGCTCAGATACGCAGCTAGTTGCCCCTGTAAATATCGCTGATAACGTCATCATCGCAGCAGGAAGCACCATCACAAAAGACGTTGAGAGTGGAGCGCTAGCGATTAGCAGAGCTCGTCAAGAGAACAAAAGCGGCTTTTTTGAGAAATTCTTTGGCAAAGACGATGTTAAAAAATAA
- a CDS encoding flagellar motor protein MotB translates to MGKLIDPKECPKCMPEWLATFGDLMSLLLCFFVLLLSMATMDAKKMEAAVGSLAGALSVLEGGARPENQIEKETDPESTRAKKSSRQKGSQSELSATVKKINELLTASGAPEITMEESEDGFIVRLPAAMLFDKDSAEISGEDAKLFLKRIGMIVAKMPNEVKVDIIGHTDNIEPNKDSAYKNNWQLSTARALSVVEQLSSDGVPQNRLIASGKASFDPIATNNTEEGRAKNNRVEIHFVSLEPKNKEATKKSILDMRN, encoded by the coding sequence ATGGGTAAATTAATAGATCCTAAAGAGTGCCCAAAGTGTATGCCTGAGTGGCTTGCTACTTTTGGTGACCTCATGTCGCTTTTGCTTTGCTTTTTCGTTTTGCTTCTTTCGATGGCAACAATGGATGCTAAAAAGATGGAGGCTGCTGTTGGCTCGCTAGCTGGCGCTCTAAGCGTACTTGAAGGTGGCGCTAGGCCTGAAAATCAGATAGAAAAAGAGACAGACCCAGAAAGTACTCGTGCAAAAAAATCAAGCAGGCAAAAAGGCTCGCAAAGTGAGCTAAGTGCGACAGTTAAAAAAATAAATGAGCTACTAACTGCTAGTGGTGCACCTGAGATTACGATGGAAGAGAGCGAAGATGGCTTTATTGTAAGGCTTCCGGCAGCCATGCTTTTTGATAAGGATAGTGCTGAAATTTCTGGTGAAGATGCAAAGTTATTTTTAAAGCGTATTGGTATGATTGTGGCAAAAATGCCAAATGAAGTAAAGGTCGACATCATCGGGCATACTGATAACATAGAGCCAAATAAAGACTCAGCCTACAAAAACAACTGGCAACTTTCAACTGCAAGAGCTTTGAGTGTAGTAGAGCAGCTTAGCAGCGATGGAGTGCCACAAAATAGGCTGATAGCTTCAGGAAAGGCTTCGTTTGATCCTATAGCTACTAATAATACAGAAGAGGGTAGGGCAAAAAACAATAGAGTAGAAATTCACTTCGTCTCTCTTGAGCCAAAGAATAAAGAGGCTACTAAGAAAAGTATCCTTGATATGAGGAATTAG